Genomic window (Theileria annulata chromosome 4, complete sequence, *** SEQUENCING IN PROGRESS ***):
TAGAAGAGCTAGCGGAATCTGTGTGTAACCGCAAACTGAAATGAAACTGATAAAATccttaaaatttattttcctaACAAAGTAGTAATTACACAAAAAAATTGATGTTGCCATCAAAAGGGTGCAACTAATGGAAAGGAAAATAAGTTCAAACAAGGGCACGAGCGGCAACAAAGTTTTAACTGAAGCCAATCTTTCACTAAAACAAGTGGAAAAGAACAATGACGATGAGGCCATGATATTAATCCAAAATGGCCCGTAAAGGTCAGGGTACTGTGTCATTGAGCATAGAGTTTTGTATAACTTGGACTGATATTCCAATTTGATCCCATCCATAATAGAGTTGGAGTTCTTTCTACTCTGTCCAGCTTTTGACAAATCTAACTCAATTTCATCTTCATTGTGTAAATCAACATGAATTTGATCATCAGATGACGAATTCGAAAATACTGGAAACTTCTCTATGTCAATACTTATTGACCTATTCTTATCCtttaaactattaaacAAAGTTCTTGGTGTTATCTTTATACACATATATGGGTAAAGAGCAGCCAAACATCTTTCAAGGTAGTCAGAAGTAGATAAGTCAAAATATTCCTTAATCCATTCAAAATAGCcaaaatagtttaaaatgttaGATCCCGATTCAATATCTTCTTTAAATTCAGAGTTATCCgatttattaatagaatctaaatcatttttaatggaaatattatcattaacACCAGGTAAATCATGATTTGAAGAATCGCTAACACATTTGGATTCTTTATCTTCATTTAAActcataatttaatttaaataaatgtgtagatgaaatttttaaaatttttaaagaataaataataaaaagaCGTTCAGCGGGTTATTTTCAATGGATTAATTAGAAAAACATATAATTCattgtttaaattctatttttcaaaatcggtgtattatattttttaaaggTGTTTTATATAAGAAATAACTTATtgtgtttaaattttccatttgtaaaatatcaatGTTGCTATGAGATTCttcaaaaatataatttgaacctgaaattaaaatatccTCTTTAGAATCtatattttaacataaaatgaactttatatatagtaaaaataacaataaaatCCATAGGAATCAGAAAAGAATGTTTAAAGAAAATGGATTATGAGAGTATTCTTGATAAAACAAGAATATTCAATGACAAGAATCTCTTAGAATTGTCAAAAGAAGATGTGGAAGcctatttattatttttaggatACACTAAACCACATGAACTATATCAAAAATCTTCCAAGATAACAGAAAGAAGTAATgaagttaaaaatataatatttcttTTGCTTTGTAAATTGTTACAAGATTATTCAAACTATTTAACTTCTAACAAACTTCAAAAGAATGGTAATGAAGAGCTGAAAAAGGAGTTAAAAGGCTACCATTATGACCTATTTAGATGTTTAATAGTGAACATAGAAAAAAGAGCAAAACTGTCGGTTTATAACCcagtatttttaaaattaatacaatttaacATCAAAGAAAgaaatttgaatttaaatgaaaatgatttgGAATCACTTGAAGAGAAAGTTGAGAGCATTTTGCGCTTAACTTCAGagttatattttaactatGGTTCAGAAATCCATGATAAAAACTACCTAATTCAGTTTAGCAGTAATGAATTAGGTGAATTGACTAACCTGGTGTTAGCTGATATCAGTATATTTCAAGATTTTCTGAATAGTTTAAGCAATAGTAATGGAAATGATCTGAAGGTGCAAGGTAACATCTGTTTTCTAATATTGAAGAGAATAAGAGTGTTGTTGAGTGTAAtcaaattttcaaaaagGGCTATTAACACCAAGTTCTTGGAACAACTCTTGGTGTTCATTTATGACCTGGATCAGTTTAAGGAAAAATTAAAGGTAAATGGTTCTGAGACATGTATGGAGAATGGAACTAATGGAGTGGTTGAGATTGAggaatatatatttgaaataattaaggGAAGCGTAAAAGATAATGTACTACAGTTGATGAGTAACTTTAGTAGTGAAGAAAAGGAAGAAGAAAAGGAAAGTGggaaaaaagaaaaaatatatgGATTGTTTTTGTTATTGCCGAAAATAGTTGAAAACATACCGGAGAACCAAGaaactattaaaaatatttgcACTAAGCTGAGGTCTTTCGTTATTGAGTGTGGTGAGAAAGATAGTAAGACGAATAAATCCGAAGGGCCATTAGTGGCCATAAAATCATATTATAACATACTGGTGGTGGTTAGGGATAAAACCTTCTTATTAAGTATCATCACTGAATCAATGGAGTTTATATTCGGtcaattatttcatttctATGAAACAATTGGAACAACGGTAAGTAACCACAAGGAACGTAAGAATAAACAAAGTAAACCAATGAGACAAGAGTTGGACTACTACTGGAAAGTATTGACAGTTGTAAGTAATGTAAAATTGGAGCTAGTTGACGAGAATATAGAAAAGGTGTTTGAACTCCTAAAAAAAGATTTTCAAATCTTTTCAACTAATAACTCGGAAAAGAAAACTATGTCACTGCTCCAAGACATATCCTGTTATTACAAACGAAACCAAAGTGATGATAGTGAATTTGAaagatttttaaaaaacttgTTACTTCAGTATAACAGCCTAAGCCAATTAAGTTCAGTTTTCAAGtatatcaatttcatttcAAAAGGTAAACAGAGTGAAGGTGGAGAAGATATAGAAACGGGCGATGAAAGAGTGCAGAAACGTAAGTTGATATTTGAAGATGCACTAAAGAGTAATTCTAAGAAAAAGGTTAAAATTTCAGAAAGTGATTCTAGTagtgtaaaaaatgatatgAATGAGAAATCAGATAACGAGAAACcatttgaaattaattatttgaataattattcaattcttAGTGCTATAAATCAACTAGAAGTTAATAGTAACGAAATAATGCATAACTTAAAGATAATGGAGGAGTTTGATGTGGGACTATATACCATTGTGGTAGCGTACCTGAGTAGGCTGGAGTTTAAT
Coding sequences:
- a CDS encoding uncharacterized protein (Tap579b07.q1c.cand.13 - score = 14.92;~SMART 3 transmembrane domains at aa 218-240, 253-275 and 290-311;~3 probable transmembrane helices predicted for TA10860 by TMHMM2.0 at aa 218-240, 253-275 and 290-311), whose amino-acid sequence is MSLNEDKESKCVSDSSNHDLPGVNDNISIKNDLDSINKSDNSEFKEDIESGSNILNYFGYFEWIKEYFDLSTSDYLERCLAALYPYMCIKITPRTLFNSLKDKNRSISIDIEKFPVFSNSSSDDQIHVDLHNEDEIELDLSKAGQSRKNSNSIMDGIKLEYQSKLYKTLCSMTQYPDLYGPFWINIMASSSLFFSTCFSERLASVKTLLPLVPLFELIFLSISCTLLMATSIFLCNYYFVRKINFKDFISFISVCGYTQIPLALLCKLCILISLLMFFHPLHFILLSLKVFTYFYLFFSTSITLYISLASLDNPKNTFKYKTSSVLSSYLVQSLFLTLIQKYIH
- a CDS encoding uncharacterized protein (Tap579b07.q1c.C.cand.142 - score = 94.63): MDYESILDKTRIFNDKNLLELSKEDVEAYLLFLGYTKPHELYQKSSKITERSNEVKNIIFLLLCKLLQDYSNYLTSNKLQKNGNEELKKELKGYHYDLFRCLIVNIEKRAKLSVYNPVFLKLIQFNIKERNLNLNENDLESLEEKVESILRLTSELYFNYGSEIHDKNYLIQFSSNELGELTNLVLADISIFQDFLNSLSNSNGNDLKVQGNICFLILKRIRVLLSVIKFSKRAINTKFLEQLLVFIYDLDQFKEKLKVNGSETCMENGTNGVVEIEEYIFEIIKGSVKDNVLQLMSNFSSEEKEEEKESGKKEKIYGLFLLLPKIVENIPENQETIKNICTKLRSFVIECGEKDSKTNKSEGPLVAIKSYYNILVVVRDKTFLLSIITESMEFIFGQLFHFYETIGTTVSNHKERKNKQSKPMRQELDYYWKVLTVVSNVKLELVDENIEKVFELLKKDFQIFSTNNSEKKTMSLLQDISCYYKRNQSDDSEFERFLKNLLLQYNSLSQLSSVFKYINFISKGKQSEGGEDIETGDERVQKRKLIFEDALKSNSKKKVKISESDSSSVKNDMNEKSDNEKPFEINYLNNYSILSAINQLEVNSNEIMHNLKIMEEFDVGLYTIVVAYLSRLEFNALNVTKLAKQFVSFCSKISVSDDVVGLSLLLQLVLVSRKLLSLLSPQVDSEEELEDSEDKTLKNEQDLIKSLLLVVYNVYVYVNENFNTDKNEMIFLNIIYNIMLVNNDKFRVSANFYPKNDKKQELKEGEGRLFRMEVDHLLMKLLDKCTSKEVVGFILARIKLFYSRNLSEKLCNLCSTELSEYYSNLNKEVSMYCFKKLITDRKINNEKLKNVVVLLENIVGVDNEEVINILLTNINTKFRKLASPSAVFVERITILLELLLFVLNYELLINVSKSCKAVVSNVKNVFDIIVWLKTVVDSGSRMKVVKMFAKYYSVFTEYIYKYTRTGNGSRGTDKDDKGFKETFLLTNNLLLNYLKKQKNESKAFNESSGSDNEGEEYWNVYFLYQYIKCLKVKNFDIYTGLSLSTILENTIVSYFNSRNADESDKELNKLVVKQENIELMYNSVKLIDNKYISNLILYYLNSRNFQFKVDCNGDKLYKLMLSVIGALNISSLLSAPKKIDEVNR